The following proteins are encoded in a genomic region of Drosophila willistoni isolate 14030-0811.24 chromosome 3R, UCI_dwil_1.1, whole genome shotgun sequence:
- the LOC6650390 gene encoding transmembrane protein 141 → MNDIKRLKDQQRDKHPGFDAYLDCMTRSLFTGLAAFCLGFSGTYFGQKIVQTKIRYPVKYNILLSSLVATGVSYQTTSTRTKSCQAAWMAFEDKHTVLKEDTY, encoded by the exons ATGAATGATATAAAACGCTTAAAGGATCAACAGCGCGACAAACATCCTGGCTTTGATGCCTATTTGGATTGCATGACCCGTTCCCTGTTTACGGGTTTGGctgctttttgtttgg GTTTTTCTGGTACTTATTTTGGACAGAAGATAGTGCAAACCAAAATTCGCTATCCCGTCAaatacaatatactattatcATCGCTGGTAGCCACTGGAGTGTCGTATCAAACGACATCAACGAGAACCAAATCCTGTCAAGCGGCTTGGATGGCCTTTGAGGACAAACATACAGTTCTTAAAGAGGACACATATTAA
- the LOC26530333 gene encoding zinc finger protein 26, with protein MDIEKICLTCLSLSGPFLSIYDGGSGSGNCLADMLSDFTKTKPKRQNNLPEKVCLSCLSEINHCYSFKIKCENSSRTLRQLLPDALPEEQDQVAPKLQVVTKEQEVQATASPVKMTSIEIQTDEIPVLETIHQEIKINTSSVIEDPREDDEADQGQDFEYELAQHDAPSNTEKNDGHMKYETVVDKIANEYNFSIFNNANGETEISPAPLPPPSPMQVTTRKSAAKLLNQQKEDQQEMTQPAIPQETTEEFPAPSSKRSTRRRAAEKQEEQAEVSPSKRLRKSLNTTTAATAGPTGGGVTGAAMAAAELKYHCDRCQAGFALEKSLSIHRRQNGCTNRNFKCQDCDKVFVSQDHLVEHQATHGTYNCQECGMRCESKEQLGRHMVQGHKRNLRNQCSVCQKVFTMLSTLRDHMRIHTGEKPFVCNICGKSFTQNANLRQHKLRHSETKSFKCDQCSNSFVTKAELTSHIRTHTGDKPFECDVCLAKFTTSCSLAKHKRKHTGERPYACEMCPMRFTALNVLKNHRRTHTGERPYVCMFCPKSFTQRGDCQMHQRSCGDKLYVCSRCNESCKTMAEYRKHLASHDQEQEQQAQPGKPVVHHFTLFSNKENGNAGLEEVTDEEADDNDDEEEEEVDEEAALLL; from the exons atggaTATTGAGAAGATTTGTTTGACCTGTTTGAGTTTATCGGGTCCATTTCTATCAATCTACGATGGAGGCTCTGGCAGCGGTAATTGCTTAGCCGATATGTTAAGCGACTTCACCAAAACAAAG CCCAAACGTCAGAATAATTTACCCGAAAAGGTTTGCCTTAGTTGCCTGAGCGAGATAAATCACTGCTATTCGTTTAAAATCAAATGCGAAAACTCAAGTCGAACTCTACGCCAACTGTTGCCCGATGCCTTGCCCGAAGAGCAAGACCAGGTGGCTCCAAAGCTACAAGTGGTCACCAAAGAGCAGGAAGTTCAGGCCACTGCAAGTCCCGTGAAAATGACTTCAATTGAAATCCAAACAGATGAGATTCCCGTGCTTGAAACTATTCATCAGGAGATCAAGATTAATACTAGCTCAGTGATTGAAGATCCGCGTGAGGATGATGAAGCAGATCAGGGTCAGGATTTCGAGTACGAGCTAGCCCAACATGACGCACCCAGCAACACGGAGAAGAATGATGGTCATATGAAATATGAAACCGTAGTGGATAAAATAGCAAATGAATATAATTTCTCTATATTTAACAACGCAAATGGAGAGACAGAGATTTCGCCAGCACCCCTACCACCGCCAAGTCCAATGCAGGTTACCACCCGTAAGAGTGCAGCCAAATTATTGAACCAACAAAAGGAGGACCAACAAGAGATGACCCAGCCAGCAATACCGCAAGAAACAACGGAGGAATTTCCG GCTCCATCATCAAAGCGTTCAACCAGACGTCGTGCCGCGGAGAAACAAGAGGAGCAAGCTGAAGTTTCGCCATCAAAACGTTTGCGCAAATCGCTAAATACCACTACAGCGGCAACAGCAGGACCAACTGGAGGAGGGGTAACAGGAGCAGCAATGGCTGCAGCTGAATTAAAGTACCACTGCGATCGCTGCCAGGCTGGCTTTGCCTTGGAGAAGTCCTTGAGTATACATCGCCGACAAAATGGTTGTACGAATCGTAATTTCAAATGTCAAGATTGTGATAAGGTTTTCGTCTCGCAAGATCATCTGGTGGAGCATCAAGCAACTCATGGCACTTACAATTGCCAAGAGTGTGGCATGCGATGCGAATCGAAAGAGCAATTGGGCAGGCACATGGTGCAGGGGCACAAGCGGAACTTAAGGAATCAATGCTCAGTTTGTCAGAAGG TTTTCACCATGTTATCCACATTGCGGGATCATATGCGTATCCATACGGGCGAGAAGCCATTCGTGTGCAATATTTGTGGCAAGAGTTTCACTCAAAATGCCAACCTACGGCAGCACAAATTGCGTCACTCGGAAACAAAAAGTTTCAAGTGCGATCAATGCTCAAATTCATTTGTAACCAAAGCAGAATTAACCTCCCACATTCGTACCCACACGGGTGATAAGCCCTTTGAGTGCGATGTCTGCTTGGCCAAGTTCACCACCAGCTGCTCTTTGGCCAAACACAAACGTAAACACACTGGAGAAAGACCCTATGCATGTGAAATGTGTCCCATGCGTTTCACTGCCTTGAATGTCCTCAAAAATCATCGTCGCACTCACACGGGGGAACGTCCTTATGTCTGCATGTTCTGTCCAAAGAGTTTTACCCAACGTGGCGATTGTCAAATGCACCAAAGATCATGTGGCGATAAGTTGTATGTCTGTTCCCGTTGCAACGAGAGTTGCAAGACGATGGCCGAATATCGCAAACATTTGGCCAGTCACGATCAGGAACAGGAGCAGCAAGCACAGCCTGGCAAGCCAGTAGTCCATCATTTCACATTATTTAGCAACAAGGAAAATGGTAATGCTGGCCTCGAGGAAGTCACGGATGAAGAGGCAGACgacaatgatgatgaagaggaggaggaagtTGACGAAGAGGCAGCTTTGTTGCTTTAA
- the LOC6650393 gene encoding MAU2 chromatid cohesion factor homolog: MSGPSSANPAASQDACYISLLGLAEYFRTSQPPNIKKCIQCLQALFTFTPPSKVEARTHLQMGQILMAYTRNIDMARQHLEKAWNISESLMNFDDVKFDTASLLAQLHLQTEPSSNAAKAMLRRAVELSQNNVYWHCKLLLQLSQIHASDREYSSASELLAVGADSAEEAGATYLKVLFLLSRAMILMIERKTNDVLALLNSAGQIIDNNIPNPHQKEYLKVFFLVLQVCYYLALGQVKTVKPSLKQLQMSIQTIMAPNWPSDDTIFGSNQLEMFVWLPKEQLYVLVYLVTVSHSMMAGYMDKAQKYTEKALTQIEKLKLQEDKPILSVFKVILLEHIVMCRMVMGNRELAIREIAAARDVCLAAPQRRSLLKRHSAQLHCLIGLYAMSTSFFDHAERQFLVCVSETTERDLKLFANLNLAIIYLRTKRETDLKQILDAVSTENTHTYSSQALMGGFYYVQGLHAFHKNSFHEAKRFLRETLKMANAEDLNRLTSCSLVLLSHVFLSIGNSKESMNMVTPAMQLASKIPDIHVQLWGSAILKDLHRMSKDAQHEKEAYANHVKYSENLIADQRKCVQSSHHELVNWFHGDPPITTGAPLTLPVIPEAINNPVTPLTPSSAAVAATAGAAASTTPMTQTNVAVASTSALQPPVGAVAGQFGQFY, translated from the exons ATGAGCGGGCCAAGCAGTGCAAATCCCGCAGCTAGCCAAGATGCCTGCTATATATCACTGTTGGGTCTGGCGGAGTATTTCCGTACCTCCCAACCCCCgaatatcaagaaatgcaTTCAATGCCTGCAG GCGCTTTTTACGTTTACGCCGCCATCAAAAGTGGAGGCACGTACCCATTTGCAAATGGGACAAATTCTGATGGCCTACACCCGAAACATTGATATGGCTCGACAGCATTTGGAGAAGGCATGGAATATTTCGGAATCTTTAATGAATTTTGATGATGTGAAATTCGATACGGCATCGTTGTTGGCCCAGTTACATCTGCAGACAGAGCCAAGTTCAAATGCAGCCAAGGCCATGCTTCGACGAGCAGTGGAATTATCACAGAACAATGTCTATTGGCATTGCAAACTATTGCTGCAATTGTCCCAGATACATGCAAGCGATCGAGAATACTCATCTGCCTCCGAACTGCTGGCTGTGGGCGCAGACTCAGCCGAAGAGGCCGGAGCAACATATTTAAAGGTATTATTCCTACTATCACGCGCAATGATCCTAATGATTGAACGGAAAACCAATGATGTTTTGGCCCTACTCAATTCGGCTGGACAGATTATTGATAATAATATACCCAATCCACATCAAAAGGAATATCTTAAGGTATTCTTTTTGGTCCTACAAGTTTGCTATTATTTGGCCCTGGGCCAAGTGAAGACAGTGAAGCCAAGCCTAAAGCAATTACAAATGTCCATACAAACGATAATGGCACCAAATTGGCCATCAGATGATACGATCTTTGGTTCAAATCAATTGGAAATGTTTGTATGGCTACCGAAAGAGCAATTATATGTATTAGTCTATCTGGTGACAGTTTCCCATTCCATGATGGCTGGCTATATGGATAAGGCGCAAAAGTATACAGAGAAAGCATTGacacaaattgaaaaactaaAGCTACAAGAGGACAAGCCCATATTGTCGGTCTTCAAGGTAATACTGCTCGAGCATATAGTAATGTGTCGCATGGTCATGGGTAATCGGGAGTTGGCAATTCGTGAAATAGCCGCAGCACGCGATGTCTGCCTCGCGGCGCCGCAGCGCAGGAGTCTTCTGAAAAGGCATTCGGCCCAATTGCATTGCCTCATTGGTTTGTATGCCATGTCCACCAGTTTCTTTGATCATGCCGAGCGACAGTTCCTTGTATGCGTCAGCGAGACCACCGAAAGAGATTTGAAACTCTTTGCAAATCTTAATTTGGCCATTATCTATTTGCGTACCAAGCGCGAGACGGATTTGAAGCAAATTTTGGATGCTGTCTCCACGGAGAATACCCACACCTACAGCAGTCAAGCCCTTATGGGTGGCTTCTATTATGTCCAGGGTCTTCATGCATTTCATAAAAACAGCTTTCACGAAGCCAA ACGCTTCCTGCGTGAAACTCTTAAAATGGCCAACGCAGAGGATTTAAATCGTTTAACGAGTTGCTCTTTGGTCTTACTATCGCATGTCTTTCTTAGCATAGGCAACTCCAAGGAGAGCATGAATATGGTAACTCCAGCTATGCAATTGGCCAGTAAAATACCCGATATACATGTCCAACTTTGGGGCTCGGCAATATTGAAGGATCTGCATCGTATGTCCAAGGATGCGCAGCATGAAAAAGAAGCCTATGCGAATCATGTGAAATATTCCGAGAATTTAATAGCCGATCAAAGGAAATGTGTTCAAAGCTCGCATCATGAATTGGTCAATTGGTTTCATGGTGATCCACCGATCACAACGGGTGCACCTTTAACTTTACCAGTGATTCCAGAAGCAATCAATAATCCTGTCACACCGTTAACgccatcatcagcagcagtaGCCGCCACCGCCGGTGCCGCCGCCTCCACGACGCCAATGACTCAAACAAATGTGGCCGTGGCATCTACCTCAGCTTTGCAGCCCCCAGTGGGTGCTGTTGCAGGGCAATTCGGACAATTCTAttag
- the LOC6650391 gene encoding serine protease inhibitor 88Ea produces MNLLTVGAICLLMPAFLVSAELCGLQPNPSLGSTRLNLYRGQQEFSVSMLDAIRKATPNENVFFSPYSTYHALLLAYFGATGETEQQLQKILRLNWAKNKEEVRSAYTIEKADRLSRADKMPLVFKSADRLFFNKDITLANCLENRLSEEIAQMDFSSHPDESRIAINNWIANVTENEIRETLAEGDIDSRTQVVLANAAYFKGQWQSKFDSAKTEQMPFYTSSKKMSLVPMMRQKGNFALTTDERLGAYVLQMPYKTTNKNTNANDDFSVRDDDDDSEISMVIILPPVGLNSLELVLSNLNATTLSQSLKEGIQREIDVSMPKFDFEQRLELVPILKEMGLSTLFESAATFGDFSTNRDISFNDAKHVAKIKVDEEGSTAAAATVLVSFRSARPIEPTKFECKHPFLFLIYDHKANAILFTGIYRDPKTKKE; encoded by the exons ATGAATCTCTTGACTGTTGGTGCTATTTGCCTACTTATGCCGGCATTTCTAGTTAGTGCTGAGCTATGCGGCCTTCAACCCAATCCGTCGTTGGGGTCCACACGTTTAAACCTTTATCGTGGCCAGCAGGAGTTCAGTGTCTCAATGCTGGATGCCATACGCAAGGCCACACCGAATGAGAACGTCTTCTTCTCACCCTACAGCACTTATCATGCCTTATTGTTGGCCTATTTTGGCGCAACTGGCGAGACAGAGCAGCAGTTGCAAAAGATCCTCCGTTTAAATTGGGCTAAGAACAAGGAAGAGGTACGAAGTGCCTATACAATTGAGAAAGCCGATCGTTTGAGTCGTGCTGATAAAATGCCTTTGGTATTCAAATCGGCGGATCGCCTATTTTTCAACAAAGACATCACTCTAGCCAATTGCTTGGAGAATCGTCTGAGTGAAGAGATTGCCCAAATGGATTTTAGCAGTCATCCAGATGAGTCACGGATAGCAATTAACAATTGGATAGCAAATGTTACAGAGAATGAGATCCGGGAGACGTTAGCCGAGGGCGATATCGATTCACGCACTCAAGTCGTCTTGGCCAATGCCGCATATTTCAAGGGACAATGGCAAAGTAAATTCGATTCGGCTAAAACTGAACAAATGCCATTCTATACGTCCAGCAAGAAAATGTCATTGGTGCCCATGATGAGACAAAAGGGCAATTTCGCTTTGACCACTGACGAGCGTTTGGGTGCCTATGTTCTACAGATGCCATATAAGACTACCAATAAGAATACCAATGCCAATGATGATTTTTCAGTGagggatgatgatgatgattcgGAAATTTCCATGGTTATTATTCTGCCACCAGTTGGTTTGAATTCTTTGGAGCTAGTCTTGTCTAATTTAAATGCCACAACATTGTCCCAATCCCTGAAAGAGGGTATTCAACGTGAAATTGATGTTTCCATGCCGAAATTTGATTTCGAACAGCGTTTGGAATTGGTGCCT atTCTGAAAGAAATGGGTCTGAGTACACTTTTCGAGTCCGCAGCCACTTTTGGTGATTTCTCGACGAATCGTGATATAAGCTTCAATGATGCCAAGCATGTGGCCAAAATCAAGGTAGATGAAGAGGGTAGCACTGCAGCAGCGGCTACAGTTTTGGTCAGTTTCCGTTCAGCACGTCCCATTGAGCCGACCAAATTTGAGTGCAAGCATCCATTTTTGTTCCTCATCTATGATCATAAGGCCAATGCCATTCTCTTTACTGGCATCTATCGTGATCCCAAGACAAAAAAGGAGTAG
- the LOC6650558 gene encoding uncharacterized protein LOC6650558 isoform X1 produces the protein MSQNQSYFWQTTRHNVYLKRTAKWHMALALMVILTFSTVCAEEFKRDVENNANSLTGVDSNLLNEVVGQKPTELNAIPEKSKEEREAKGKGNFIDAFTASISVILLTELGDKTFFIAAIMAMRHPRLIVFGGAIAALALMTVLSCVFGMAANFIPKIYTYYISTALFLIFGLKMLYDGYKMKPTDAQEELEEVQTDLRKREDELMRKASRKYDDTEAKRKNSNSDKEDASEQALIDGRNGTTSGANTTNSSSNEMQHRQRKQRGSSINHHHNNNINNNNNTTNSSCDKTGTNDANGRHHAHAQHETEVYLKEGGRIVEQLKMTNFSPSHSLASSNQTEQTNCDNLNASVTDTKIAAAATIGDSAVDNDDDDDNVKPLGRAPLANHESMHSLDEAVTTTNGGLKARLDRDVNAALVNDAESGRRRPQRRGATYFTMRILAQAFTMTFLAEWGDRSQLTTIILAASKDVYGVIAGGILGHCICTGLAVIGGRLVASKISVRTVTIVGGIVFIGFAVYAVLMPPDDLQQN, from the exons ATGTCACAAAATCAATCATATTTCTGGCAAACGACCAGACACAATGTATACCTGAAACGTACAGCTAAATGGCACATGGCCTTGGCCCTAATGGTAATACTCACATTCTCCACGGTCTGTGCGGAGGAATTTAAACGAGATGTTGAAAATAATGCGAACTCATTAACCGGAGTGGACAGC AACTTGCTAAATGAAGTTGTTGGACAAAAGCCAACGGAATTGAATGCTATACCAGAAAAATCAAAGGAAGAACGTGAAGCTAAAGGCAAGGGGAATTTTATCGATGCTTTTACAGCATCGATCTCTGTTATCTTATTAACGGAGCTAGGCGATAAGACTTTCTTTATTGCTGCCATAATGGCCATGCGTCATCCCCGTTTAATTGTCTTTGGCGGTGCAATTGCCGCTCTAGCCCTAATGACGGTACTCTCATGCGTATTCGGAATGGCAGCTAACTTTATTCCTAAG ATTTACACGTATTATATCTCAACTgcattatttttaatattcgGCTTAAAAATGTTGTATGATGGCTACAAAATGAAGCCCACGGATGCTCAAGAAGAACTCGAAGAGGTGCAAACTGATTTGCGTAAGCGTGAAGATGAG TTGATGCGCAAAGCTTCACGGAAATATGATGATACGGAGGCCAAGCGTAAGAATAGCAATTCGGACAAAGAAGATGCCAGCGAGCAGGCATTGATAGATGGACGAAATGGGACTACTAGTGGAGCCAATACAACCAACTCATCGTCCAACGAGATGCAACATCGTCAGCGCAAACAACGTGGCAGCAGCATCAACCATcatcacaacaacaacatcaacaataataataataccacCAATTCTAGCTGTGATAAAACTGGGACAAATGATGCTAATGGCCGTCATCATGCTCATGCTCAGCATGAAACTGAAGTCTATCTCAAGGAGGGCGGACGCATTGTGGAACAATTGAAAATGACAAATTTCAGTCCATCCCATTCATTGGCATCATCCAACCAGACCGAACAAACCAATTGTGATAATCTAAACGCTTCCGTCACTGATACCAAaattgcagcagcagccaccaTAGGAGACTCTGCTGTCGacaatgatgacgatgatgataatgTTAAACCACTGGGTCGAGCTCCTTTGGCCAATCATGAGAGTATGCATAGCCTGGACGAGGcggtaacaacaacaaatggcgGGCTTAAAGCACGG CTGGATCGTGATGTTAATGCTGCGCTTGTCAATGATGCTGAAAGCGGACGTCGTCGTCCGCAACGTCGTGGTGCCACCTATTTTACCATGCGCATACTTGCCCAGGCCTTTACTATGACCTTCTTGGCTGAGTGGGGTGATCGCTCTCAGTTAACAACTATTATTCTAGCCGCCAGCAAG GACGTTTATGGTGTTATTGCTGGAGGCATTCTTGGCCATTGCATTTGCACTGGCCTGGCTGTGATTGGTGGTCGTCTGGTGGCTTCCAAAATCTCTGTGCGCACTGTCACCATTGTTGGTGGCATTGTATTCATTGGCTTTGCTGTCTATGCGGTTCTTATGCCGCCCGATGACTTGCAACAGAACTAA
- the LOC6650558 gene encoding transmembrane protein 165 isoform X2: MSQNQSYFWQTTRHNVYLKRTAKWHMALALMVILTFSTVCAEEFKRDVENNANSLTGVDSNLLNEVVGQKPTELNAIPEKSKEEREAKGKGNFIDAFTASISVILLTELGDKTFFIAAIMAMRHPRLIVFGGAIAALALMTVLSCVFGMAANFIPKIYTYYISTALFLIFGLKMLYDGYKMKPTDAQEELEEVQTDLRKREDELDRDVNAALVNDAESGRRRPQRRGATYFTMRILAQAFTMTFLAEWGDRSQLTTIILAASKDVYGVIAGGILGHCICTGLAVIGGRLVASKISVRTVTIVGGIVFIGFAVYAVLMPPDDLQQN, from the exons ATGTCACAAAATCAATCATATTTCTGGCAAACGACCAGACACAATGTATACCTGAAACGTACAGCTAAATGGCACATGGCCTTGGCCCTAATGGTAATACTCACATTCTCCACGGTCTGTGCGGAGGAATTTAAACGAGATGTTGAAAATAATGCGAACTCATTAACCGGAGTGGACAGC AACTTGCTAAATGAAGTTGTTGGACAAAAGCCAACGGAATTGAATGCTATACCAGAAAAATCAAAGGAAGAACGTGAAGCTAAAGGCAAGGGGAATTTTATCGATGCTTTTACAGCATCGATCTCTGTTATCTTATTAACGGAGCTAGGCGATAAGACTTTCTTTATTGCTGCCATAATGGCCATGCGTCATCCCCGTTTAATTGTCTTTGGCGGTGCAATTGCCGCTCTAGCCCTAATGACGGTACTCTCATGCGTATTCGGAATGGCAGCTAACTTTATTCCTAAG ATTTACACGTATTATATCTCAACTgcattatttttaatattcgGCTTAAAAATGTTGTATGATGGCTACAAAATGAAGCCCACGGATGCTCAAGAAGAACTCGAAGAGGTGCAAACTGATTTGCGTAAGCGTGAAGATGAG CTGGATCGTGATGTTAATGCTGCGCTTGTCAATGATGCTGAAAGCGGACGTCGTCGTCCGCAACGTCGTGGTGCCACCTATTTTACCATGCGCATACTTGCCCAGGCCTTTACTATGACCTTCTTGGCTGAGTGGGGTGATCGCTCTCAGTTAACAACTATTATTCTAGCCGCCAGCAAG GACGTTTATGGTGTTATTGCTGGAGGCATTCTTGGCCATTGCATTTGCACTGGCCTGGCTGTGATTGGTGGTCGTCTGGTGGCTTCCAAAATCTCTGTGCGCACTGTCACCATTGTTGGTGGCATTGTATTCATTGGCTTTGCTGTCTATGCGGTTCTTATGCCGCCCGATGACTTGCAACAGAACTAA